The proteins below come from a single Streptomyces spongiicola genomic window:
- a CDS encoding helix-turn-helix domain-containing protein: MSSLGESVKNYRRLKGWTQEQLAEAAGASLGTVRTVEQGGNASVEMLHTLAAALDTTTSSLFATEVPSPIEVDSSEGPRLMELRRALMPPVGLSEILVEPSEPVALSAIQRDIDDQHALYRTDRYDSVAKKLPGILRAAEVAVATSDDGEDEQRAKIVRARALLLAGKYLTQVRRYDMAYHALSRGIQEARDVGVVQLATNGVVGMGWLLLRQDRFDEAEQLAVRTADDVEPRMSKATPAQLAVWGELLQRVASASIRNNRPDVAKEARRMATTAASALGREHMDFREHWGTFGPVTAETKAIEDLSLVGDARGVLGRADEGPVGSKALKKLGRPSPNNWDRHRLDVARAHVKLGSHQDAMDELTGIKASSPEWLKHQTMARRVMREILGSRKRTLTQDMRETAAHLGISG; this comes from the coding sequence ATGTCGTCGCTCGGAGAGAGCGTCAAGAACTACCGTCGCCTGAAGGGCTGGACGCAAGAGCAGCTTGCCGAGGCTGCTGGGGCCTCGCTGGGCACGGTCCGCACCGTCGAGCAGGGCGGGAACGCCTCGGTCGAGATGCTGCACACCCTTGCGGCTGCGCTGGACACTACGACGTCGAGCCTCTTCGCCACCGAAGTGCCGTCACCCATCGAGGTGGACTCCAGCGAGGGCCCCAGGCTCATGGAGCTGCGCCGCGCGCTCATGCCGCCCGTCGGCCTGTCCGAGATCCTCGTGGAGCCGAGCGAGCCGGTCGCCCTGTCCGCGATTCAGCGAGACATCGACGACCAGCATGCCCTCTACCGCACAGACCGCTACGACAGCGTCGCGAAGAAGCTGCCCGGCATCCTGCGTGCCGCCGAGGTCGCGGTGGCGACGAGCGACGACGGCGAGGACGAGCAGCGCGCCAAGATCGTGCGCGCCAGGGCCCTCCTGCTGGCCGGCAAGTACCTGACCCAGGTCAGGCGCTACGACATGGCGTACCACGCCCTCTCGCGCGGCATCCAGGAAGCGCGGGACGTCGGGGTGGTGCAGCTCGCGACGAACGGCGTCGTGGGGATGGGCTGGCTGCTCCTGCGGCAGGACCGGTTCGACGAGGCGGAGCAACTCGCCGTCCGTACGGCAGACGACGTCGAGCCGCGCATGTCCAAGGCCACCCCCGCCCAGCTCGCCGTCTGGGGGGAGCTGCTTCAGCGCGTGGCGTCTGCCTCGATCCGCAACAACCGCCCGGACGTTGCCAAGGAGGCCCGGCGCATGGCGACGACGGCCGCGAGCGCGCTCGGGCGGGAGCACATGGACTTCCGTGAGCACTGGGGCACGTTCGGGCCCGTGACGGCCGAGACCAAGGCGATTGAGGATCTGTCGCTGGTCGGGGATGCGCGCGGGGTGCTCGGGCGGGCCGACGAAGGCCCCGTGGGCAGCAAGGCGCTGAAGAAGCTCGGCCGGCCGAGCCCGAACAACTGGGACAGGCACCGCCTGGACGTTGCCAGGGCTCACGTCAAGCTCGGGTCGCACCAGGACGCCATGGATGAGCTGACGGGCATCAAGGCGTCGTCTCCGGAGTGGCTGAAGCATCAGACGATGGCGCGGCGGGTCATGCGGGAGATCCTGGGCAGCCGGAAGCGGACCCTGACTCAGGACATGCGTGAGACGGCCGCCCACCTGGGCATTTCTGGGTAA
- a CDS encoding DUF6421 family protein: MTETLVQNAAADAATATAVVEHPAWRKLRDAVEEIRPWQSKDGSIDFDAEGAPVPAAAEYAVERVTAAVEELSPLLPHDAAYHRALVADLRKWADGGFAVPDFLDSLLAFQPAADRVDGLQHLVVFPMYTQNGNPDRNLEAVVLRMVWPDWLAELEATRYDNPLFCGITFEDFTAGYDTNSAVLFPETIAVREAPERFSWGGIFCDREAARFRRVTEAAVDILSIDLPEDAASMVHDQERCEKAFVLWDMIHDRTHSHGDLPFDPFMIKQRQPFWMYGLEELRCDLTAFKEAVNLEAEGNPHGRDVQYAVLFDRMFRFPVTGDRVRNYDGLGGQLLFAYLHKHDVVRWTDNTLRIDWERAPRVTNQLCAEIEKLYRDGIDRPKLVHWFKAYELVSAYLAPHPGSRWAKGPDALDLSRPPRKLVDDVLPDEFPLSMFFEALSKKLKGVIASTKGIRGDASGFEFEIGSTAKS; encoded by the coding sequence ATGACGGAAACTCTTGTGCAGAACGCTGCGGCGGACGCGGCGACGGCCACGGCGGTGGTCGAGCATCCTGCGTGGCGGAAGCTCAGGGACGCCGTCGAGGAGATCAGGCCCTGGCAGTCCAAGGACGGCTCCATCGACTTCGACGCTGAGGGCGCCCCGGTGCCCGCCGCCGCCGAGTACGCCGTCGAGCGTGTGACCGCCGCCGTGGAGGAACTCTCCCCGCTGCTTCCGCACGACGCCGCGTACCACCGTGCGCTCGTCGCCGATCTCCGCAAGTGGGCCGACGGCGGCTTCGCCGTGCCGGACTTCCTCGACTCGCTGCTGGCCTTCCAGCCCGCCGCCGACCGGGTGGACGGCCTGCAGCACCTGGTGGTCTTCCCCATGTACACGCAGAACGGCAACCCGGACCGCAACCTCGAGGCCGTGGTCCTGCGCATGGTCTGGCCCGACTGGCTGGCGGAGCTGGAGGCGACCCGCTACGACAACCCGCTCTTCTGCGGGATCACCTTCGAGGACTTCACCGCCGGCTACGACACCAACTCGGCCGTGCTGTTCCCGGAGACCATAGCCGTGCGCGAGGCCCCCGAGCGGTTCAGCTGGGGCGGCATCTTCTGCGACCGTGAGGCCGCCCGCTTCCGCCGGGTCACCGAGGCCGCGGTGGACATCCTCTCCATCGACCTCCCCGAGGACGCCGCCTCCATGGTCCACGACCAGGAGCGCTGCGAGAAGGCCTTCGTCCTGTGGGACATGATCCACGACCGCACCCACAGCCACGGCGACCTGCCGTTCGACCCCTTCATGATCAAGCAGCGCCAGCCGTTCTGGATGTACGGCCTGGAGGAGCTGCGCTGCGACCTCACCGCCTTCAAGGAGGCCGTGAACCTGGAGGCCGAGGGCAACCCGCACGGCCGTGACGTCCAGTACGCGGTGCTGTTCGACCGGATGTTCCGCTTCCCCGTCACCGGCGACCGGGTGCGCAACTACGACGGGCTCGGCGGCCAGCTGCTCTTCGCCTACCTCCACAAGCACGACGTCGTGCGCTGGACGGACAACACGCTGAGGATCGACTGGGAGCGTGCGCCGCGGGTCACCAACCAGCTCTGCGCCGAGATCGAGAAGCTGTACCGCGACGGCATCGACCGCCCGAAGCTCGTCCACTGGTTCAAGGCCTACGAGCTGGTCTCGGCCTACCTCGCCCCGCACCCGGGCTCCCGCTGGGCCAAGGGCCCCGACGCCCTGGACCTGAGCCGGCCGCCCCGCAAGCTCGTGGACGACGTGCTTCCCGACGAGTTTCCGCTCAGCATGTTCTTTGAGGCGCTCTCCAAGAAGCTGAAGGGCGTGATCGCCTCCACCAAGGGAATTCGCGGGGACGCTTCAGGTTTCGAGTTCGAGATCGGCAGCACTGCGAAGTCCTGA
- a CDS encoding glycerophosphodiester phosphodiesterase — protein MSFLTIGHRGVMGVEPENTLRSFVRAERAGMDAIELDLHLSKDGALVVMHDADVDRTTDGTGPIAEKTLEELRELDAGQGERIPVFEEVLDAVCLPLQVEIKDAAAARVLADVVVKRELVDRIEVTSFQDDAVREINALVPGVRTALVASRWGSDIVERAQAVGAPALALNIRRLTLETVEHAHGEGLRVIGWVVNTQDHLRLVRALELDGATTDFPEIRRTGRFTA, from the coding sequence TTGAGTTTCCTCACCATCGGTCATCGCGGGGTCATGGGTGTCGAACCGGAGAACACCCTGCGTTCCTTCGTCCGGGCGGAGCGGGCGGGGATGGACGCGATCGAACTGGATCTCCATCTCAGCAAGGACGGCGCGCTGGTCGTCATGCACGACGCCGATGTGGACCGCACGACCGACGGCACCGGGCCGATCGCCGAGAAGACCCTCGAGGAGCTGCGGGAGCTGGACGCCGGCCAGGGCGAGCGCATCCCGGTCTTCGAGGAGGTGCTGGACGCGGTGTGCCTGCCGCTCCAGGTCGAGATCAAGGACGCGGCCGCGGCGCGGGTGCTCGCGGACGTCGTGGTCAAGCGCGAGCTGGTGGACCGGATCGAGGTCACGTCGTTCCAGGACGACGCCGTGAGGGAGATCAACGCACTGGTGCCAGGAGTGCGCACGGCTCTCGTCGCCAGCCGCTGGGGCAGTGACATCGTCGAGCGCGCCCAGGCCGTCGGCGCTCCCGCGCTGGCGCTCAACATCCGCCGGCTGACCCTGGAGACCGTGGAGCACGCCCACGGCGAGGGCCTCAGAGTCATCGGGTGGGTCGTCAACACACAGGACCATCTGCGGCTGGTGCGCGCCCTCGAACTCGACGGCGCCACCACCGACTTCCCCGAGATCCGGCGCACCGGCCGCTTCACGGCCTGA
- a CDS encoding GNAT family N-acetyltransferase → METAPPRDPVQLSYRDATPSDVPALVDLIESAYRGDSSRAGWTTEADFLDGQRTDAEGVRQVIATSGSRLLAVRRGDELVACCQLEHRGEAAYFGMFAVRPGLQGGGLGRRVLAEAERVVREDWGVTEMHMTVISVREELIAWYGRRGYRRTGRMTPFPYGDERFGLPRRDDLRFELLVKDLEAPVPGR, encoded by the coding sequence ATGGAGACCGCCCCGCCCCGGGACCCGGTGCAGCTGTCCTACCGCGACGCGACCCCTTCCGACGTGCCCGCCCTGGTCGACCTGATCGAGTCGGCCTACCGCGGGGACTCCAGCCGGGCCGGCTGGACCACCGAGGCGGACTTCCTGGACGGGCAGCGCACCGACGCGGAGGGCGTGCGCCAGGTGATCGCGACTTCCGGGAGCAGGCTCCTCGCGGTGCGGCGCGGGGACGAGCTCGTGGCCTGCTGCCAGCTCGAACACCGCGGAGAAGCGGCGTACTTCGGGATGTTCGCCGTGCGCCCGGGACTCCAGGGCGGGGGGCTCGGGCGGCGGGTGCTCGCCGAGGCCGAGCGCGTCGTGCGGGAGGACTGGGGCGTCACGGAGATGCACATGACGGTGATCTCGGTGCGCGAGGAGCTGATCGCGTGGTACGGGCGGCGCGGGTACCGCCGTACGGGACGGATGACACCGTTCCCGTACGGCGACGAGCGCTTCGGGCTTCCGCGCCGGGACGATCTGCGGTTCGAACTGCTGGTGAAGGACCTGGAGGCCCCGGTGCCGGGCCGCTGA
- a CDS encoding VOC family protein, with product MMHVLSSRVLLRPTDPERSRRFYEDVLGLQIYREFGTGPDRGTVYFLGGGFLEISGRSGTPPAPGLSLWLQVSDAKAAYGHVLAHGAVVDRPPRREPWGLVEMWLTDPDGVRIAVVEVPEDHPLRHRP from the coding sequence ATGATGCACGTGCTGAGCAGCCGCGTCCTGCTGCGGCCGACCGATCCCGAACGGTCCAGGCGGTTCTACGAGGACGTCCTGGGCCTCCAGATCTACCGCGAGTTCGGTACCGGGCCCGACCGCGGCACGGTCTACTTCCTCGGCGGCGGCTTCCTGGAGATCTCCGGACGGTCCGGCACCCCGCCGGCCCCCGGCCTCTCGCTGTGGCTCCAGGTGTCGGACGCCAAGGCGGCCTACGGCCATGTGCTGGCGCACGGAGCCGTCGTCGACAGACCGCCGCGGCGCGAGCCCTGGGGGCTCGTCGAGATGTGGCTGACCGACCCGGACGGGGTGCGGATCGCGGTGGTGGAGGTGCCCGAGGACCACCCGCTGCGCCACCGGCCCTGA
- a CDS encoding M56 family metallopeptidase, with product MLVSLALLSLGALAAVVAPRLMSRAEWPEREPVVALWVWQCVVAAVLLSFGLSMTISAAAAWQAVRGPVFAPAPSAVVEAYALGAGGPWSAVLAVVLACAGLWSGAMLTREIHRAHARRKRRRAELLVRAPLLPGEDPGHDPVVVLEGERPDAWWLPGAAPQLVVTTAALRRLKGRQLDAVLAHEQGHAKARHDWLLHCSAALANGFPQVPVFAAFRDEMHRLVELAADDVASRRFGRLTIALALVELNEHRGAFGPRPAPDAQLHHRVNRLLAPVPRLTAGRRLRLTAAAALVPVVPLLVAFVPGLSALA from the coding sequence ATGTTGGTCTCCCTCGCGCTGCTGTCGCTCGGCGCACTGGCCGCCGTCGTCGCACCGCGGCTGATGTCGAGGGCCGAGTGGCCGGAGCGCGAGCCGGTGGTGGCCCTGTGGGTGTGGCAGTGCGTGGTCGCGGCGGTGCTGCTGAGCTTCGGGCTCTCCATGACCATCAGCGCGGCGGCCGCCTGGCAGGCGGTGCGGGGCCCGGTCTTCGCGCCCGCGCCGAGTGCCGTCGTCGAGGCGTACGCGCTGGGTGCGGGCGGTCCGTGGTCCGCCGTGCTGGCCGTCGTGCTGGCCTGCGCGGGGCTGTGGAGCGGCGCGATGCTCACCCGGGAGATCCACCGGGCGCACGCGCGGCGCAAGCGGCGCAGGGCGGAACTCCTCGTACGCGCGCCCCTGTTGCCCGGGGAGGACCCGGGTCACGATCCGGTGGTGGTGCTGGAGGGCGAGCGGCCCGACGCGTGGTGGCTGCCCGGGGCCGCACCCCAGCTGGTCGTCACCACGGCCGCCCTCCGGCGCCTGAAGGGCCGTCAGCTCGACGCGGTGCTCGCCCATGAGCAGGGCCACGCCAAAGCCCGCCACGACTGGCTGCTGCACTGCTCGGCGGCGCTCGCCAACGGTTTCCCCCAGGTCCCGGTCTTCGCCGCGTTCCGCGACGAGATGCACCGGCTGGTCGAACTCGCCGCCGACGACGTCGCCTCGCGCCGGTTCGGCCGGCTCACGATCGCCCTGGCGCTGGTCGAACTCAACGAACACCGCGGAGCCTTCGGGCCCCGCCCCGCCCCCGACGCCCAGCTCCACCACCGGGTCAACCGGCTGCTCGCCCCGGTGCCCCGGCTCACGGCGGGCAGGCGGCTGCGGCTGACCGCGGCCGCGGCCCTGGTGCCCGTCGTACCGCTGCTGGTGGCATTCGTGCCGGGTCTGAGCGCTTTGGCGTAA
- a CDS encoding phosphatase PAP2 family protein, translating into MRPPTPTRIPHRLSPESRIPVPWARAASLTALCAVLLLVAVSVGWAPLLSVDRSIATALHGSARADPGFTQVNRVLSDWVWDPWTMRALVVSAVVVLLRRGESLAALWVAAASLLGSAVQQALKALVGRPRPVWADPVDSAHYAAFPSGHAMTAAVTCGLLLWLLARVGTGTGPRRTAALLAVVSVLGVGFTRLYLGLHWFSDVLAGWLLGACLVAVAAGSYERLAAHRGPWHPEGNVRP; encoded by the coding sequence ATGCGTCCCCCCACCCCCACGCGCATCCCGCACCGCCTCTCGCCGGAGTCGCGGATTCCGGTCCCCTGGGCGCGCGCCGCCTCGCTGACCGCCCTGTGCGCCGTGCTCCTGCTGGTGGCCGTGTCCGTCGGCTGGGCCCCGCTGCTGTCGGTCGACCGTTCGATCGCGACCGCGCTGCACGGGTCCGCGCGGGCCGATCCGGGGTTCACCCAGGTGAACCGGGTCCTCAGCGACTGGGTGTGGGACCCCTGGACGATGCGCGCCCTGGTGGTCTCGGCGGTCGTCGTCCTGCTGCGGCGGGGCGAGAGCCTGGCGGCCCTGTGGGTCGCGGCGGCGAGCCTGCTGGGCTCGGCCGTACAGCAGGCCCTCAAGGCCCTGGTGGGGCGGCCGCGCCCGGTCTGGGCGGACCCCGTGGACTCCGCCCACTACGCCGCCTTCCCGTCCGGCCACGCGATGACGGCTGCCGTGACCTGCGGGCTGCTCCTGTGGCTGCTGGCACGCGTCGGGACCGGGACGGGACCGCGTCGGACGGCGGCCCTGCTGGCGGTGGTCTCGGTGCTGGGCGTGGGCTTCACCAGGCTCTACCTGGGTCTGCACTGGTTCTCGGACGTCCTCGCCGGCTGGCTGCTCGGGGCCTGCCTGGTGGCTGTGGCGGCCGGCTCGTACGAGCGGCTGGCAGCGCACCGGGGGCCCTGGCACCCCGAGGGGAACGTGCGCCCTTGA
- a CDS encoding HAD family hydrolase encodes MAIKGVLFDFSGTLFRIESVTDWLRAALDETGVSVGEDAFERYARELDAAGALPGGSVPELIPEALADLWWTRDQDGRRHRDAYVGLARRVALPDPRLYDALYERHKAPSAWRPYPDAAEVLGELRRLGTGVAVVSNIGWDPRPVFRAHGLDGYVDAYVLSYRHGVQKPDARLFRAGCEALGQEPRDVLMVGDDRRADGGAARLGCAVHFVDHLPVEERPAGLRPVLGLVAA; translated from the coding sequence ATGGCGATCAAAGGCGTGCTCTTCGACTTCTCGGGAACGCTCTTCCGGATCGAGTCCGTCACGGACTGGCTGCGAGCCGCCCTCGACGAGACGGGCGTCTCCGTCGGCGAGGACGCGTTCGAGCGCTACGCCCGCGAGCTGGACGCGGCCGGGGCGCTGCCCGGCGGCTCCGTACCCGAGCTGATCCCGGAGGCGCTGGCCGATCTGTGGTGGACGCGCGATCAGGACGGCCGGCGGCACCGGGACGCCTATGTGGGCCTCGCCCGCCGTGTGGCGCTGCCGGACCCCCGGCTCTACGACGCCCTCTACGAGCGGCACAAGGCCCCCTCCGCATGGCGGCCGTACCCGGACGCCGCGGAGGTGCTCGGCGAGCTGCGGCGGCTCGGCACCGGCGTGGCGGTGGTCAGCAACATCGGCTGGGACCCGCGGCCGGTGTTCCGGGCGCACGGGCTGGACGGGTATGTGGACGCGTACGTGCTGTCCTACCGCCACGGGGTGCAGAAACCGGACGCGCGGCTGTTCCGGGCGGGCTGCGAGGCGCTGGGGCAGGAGCCCCGGGACGTGCTCATGGTCGGCGACGACCGGCGCGCGGACGGCGGGGCGGCCCGGCTGGGCTGCGCGGTGCACTTCGTGGACCATCTGCCGGTCGAGGAGCGGCCCGCGGGGCTTCGTCCGGTGCTCGGACTCGTGGCGGCCTGA
- a CDS encoding TetR/AcrR family transcriptional regulator — translation MSPRSASVNEELRRRSRERLLQATVELVGERGYEATTLGDIADRAGSARGLVSYYFPGKRQLFQSAVHRLMHRTLEEALEREPRTADGRERLARAVDAILGLAVDRPVLMRAHMAGILQAEGFVRCPEQQHLAALLRDTVERYGSPDVDADYPLLRALLMGAVFAVALPGAPMPRTRLRAELFQRYGLDWRLGFPPGGEAPGGTSHGGAGRSAGGAAREGVSPGRRARAPAGEAVPPAGAAPRECGQPPERSR, via the coding sequence ATGTCCCCGCGGAGCGCATCGGTCAATGAAGAGCTCCGTCGGCGTTCCCGCGAACGTCTCCTCCAGGCGACGGTCGAACTGGTCGGGGAGCGCGGCTACGAGGCGACGACGCTCGGCGACATCGCCGACCGGGCCGGCTCGGCCCGGGGACTGGTCTCGTACTACTTCCCCGGCAAGCGCCAGTTGTTCCAGTCGGCCGTGCACCGGCTGATGCACCGCACGCTGGAGGAGGCGCTGGAGCGTGAGCCGCGCACCGCCGACGGGCGGGAGCGGCTGGCCCGCGCGGTCGACGCGATCCTGGGTCTCGCGGTGGACCGTCCGGTGCTGATGCGCGCGCACATGGCGGGCATCCTGCAGGCCGAGGGGTTCGTCCGGTGCCCCGAGCAGCAGCACCTGGCCGCTCTGCTGCGCGACACCGTCGAGCGGTACGGGTCCCCGGACGTGGACGCCGACTACCCGCTGCTGCGCGCGCTGCTGATGGGCGCGGTCTTCGCGGTGGCGCTGCCGGGCGCGCCGATGCCGCGCACCCGGCTGCGTGCGGAGCTGTTCCAGCGGTACGGGCTGGACTGGCGGCTCGGCTTCCCTCCGGGCGGGGAAGCGCCCGGAGGGACCTCGCACGGAGGTGCGGGCCGGTCCGCCGGCGGGGCGGCCCGTGAGGGGGTGTCACCGGGGCGGCGGGCGCGGGCGCCCGCCGGGGAGGCCGTGCCGCCCGCCGGGGCGGCACCGCGGGAGTGCGGTCAGCCGCCGGAGCGGTCGAGGTAG
- a CDS encoding LVIVD repeat-containing protein, whose protein sequence is MTPLHTTSVRRRRLGAAAAAAGLLATLLAAGPAAATPDPGDAPAERTPSSEQAAAAEALTRSGDIPSVDEVVHSGNIRHLANVPKDALPGTNSDLAFQGRYAFAGNYDGFRIFDIRNPRDPKTVAQVLCPGAQNDISVSGNLLFLSTDSSRSDDSCASTSQSATEKSSWEGIKVFDISDKRNPRYVAAVETACGSHTHTLVPERRDVYVYVSSYSPNALFPDCRPPHDGISVIKVPRNAPEKSRVVGFPVLFPGEGPDGGGNPGGPVNPGVSKTTGCHDITVLPSRDLAAGACMGDGILFDIRDPERPKVLDQVQDNVNFAFWHSATFNQDARKVVFTDELGGGGGATCNPETGPNRGADGIYDIVGKGDGRKLVFRGYYKIDRHQAPTENCVAHNGSLIPVKGRDIMVQAWYQGGVSVWEFTDSTRPREIAYFERGPLSTDTAATGGSWSAYYYNGHIYSNDITKGLDVLKLDDRRTDPAKRVRMRELNVQTQPDYLDRSGG, encoded by the coding sequence GTGACCCCGTTGCACACCACCAGCGTGCGGCGCAGACGCCTGGGCGCGGCGGCAGCCGCGGCAGGACTGCTGGCCACGCTGCTCGCGGCCGGACCCGCGGCAGCCACACCCGACCCCGGAGACGCCCCGGCCGAGAGGACGCCCTCGTCCGAACAGGCGGCGGCCGCCGAGGCCTTGACGAGGAGCGGCGACATTCCCTCTGTGGACGAGGTCGTCCACAGCGGCAACATCCGCCATCTCGCCAACGTCCCCAAGGACGCACTCCCGGGCACCAACTCCGACCTGGCCTTCCAGGGCAGGTACGCGTTCGCCGGCAACTACGACGGCTTCCGCATCTTCGACATCCGCAACCCGCGCGACCCGAAGACCGTCGCCCAGGTGCTCTGTCCTGGCGCCCAGAACGACATCTCGGTCTCCGGGAACCTGCTCTTCCTCTCCACCGACTCCTCCCGCAGCGACGACTCCTGCGCCAGCACCAGCCAGTCGGCCACGGAGAAGTCCTCGTGGGAGGGCATCAAGGTCTTCGACATCAGCGACAAGCGCAACCCGAGGTACGTCGCGGCCGTCGAGACCGCGTGCGGCTCGCACACCCACACCCTGGTGCCCGAGCGGCGCGACGTGTACGTCTACGTGTCGTCGTACTCGCCGAACGCGCTGTTCCCCGACTGCCGGCCGCCGCACGACGGAATCTCCGTCATCAAGGTGCCGCGCAACGCCCCGGAGAAGTCACGGGTCGTCGGCTTCCCGGTGCTGTTCCCGGGCGAGGGCCCGGACGGCGGCGGCAACCCCGGCGGACCCGTGAACCCGGGCGTCTCCAAGACGACCGGCTGCCACGACATCACCGTGCTGCCCTCCAGGGACCTGGCGGCCGGGGCGTGCATGGGCGACGGCATCCTGTTCGACATCCGCGACCCCGAGCGGCCGAAGGTCCTCGACCAGGTCCAGGACAACGTCAACTTCGCGTTCTGGCACTCCGCGACGTTCAACCAGGACGCCCGCAAGGTCGTCTTCACCGACGAGCTCGGCGGCGGCGGGGGCGCCACCTGCAATCCGGAGACGGGCCCGAACCGCGGGGCCGACGGCATCTACGACATCGTCGGCAAGGGCGACGGGCGCAAGCTGGTCTTCCGCGGCTACTACAAGATCGACCGGCACCAGGCCCCCACCGAGAACTGCGTGGCCCACAACGGCTCGCTGATCCCGGTGAAGGGCCGCGACATCATGGTCCAGGCCTGGTATCAGGGCGGCGTGTCGGTGTGGGAGTTCACCGACTCCACCAGGCCCAGGGAGATCGCCTACTTCGAACGCGGCCCGCTCTCCACCGACACGGCGGCCACGGGCGGCTCCTGGTCCGCGTACTACTACAACGGCCACATCTACTCGAACGACATCACCAAGGGCCTCGACGTGCTGAAGCTCGACGACCGGCGCACCGACCCGGCCAAGCGCGTGCGGATGCGCGAACTCAACGTGCAGACCCAGCCGGACTACCTCGACCGCTCCGGCGGCTGA
- a CDS encoding DUF305 domain-containing protein has protein sequence MPTSIDGSRGAVKVVAAAVVALLALGACESGSRTGDPKAEGDGGAAVVAPGKPGEPARTLSPEQAARELPDDSPNAADVMYVQMMIVHHRQALEMTALVPDRAAGTAVKRLAERIRAAQQPEIGAMLGWLKRHGKEETTGGHAAHDHGAMPGMATGEQLARLRAAEGAAFDELFLKLMITHHQGALTMGAAVLSEGNNVQAGEMANDVIAQQTAEISRMRAM, from the coding sequence ATGCCCACATCAATAGATGGCAGCAGAGGTGCGGTGAAAGTCGTCGCGGCCGCCGTGGTGGCCCTACTCGCCCTGGGAGCCTGCGAGTCGGGATCCCGTACCGGCGACCCGAAGGCCGAGGGGGACGGCGGCGCCGCGGTCGTGGCCCCGGGGAAGCCGGGCGAACCGGCCAGAACGCTCTCGCCCGAGCAGGCCGCGCGGGAACTGCCGGACGACAGCCCGAACGCGGCGGACGTCATGTACGTCCAGATGATGATCGTCCATCATCGGCAGGCGTTGGAGATGACGGCACTCGTCCCCGACCGGGCCGCGGGCACCGCGGTGAAACGCCTCGCCGAGCGCATCAGGGCCGCGCAGCAGCCGGAGATCGGGGCGATGCTCGGCTGGCTGAAGAGGCACGGCAAGGAGGAAACGACGGGCGGTCACGCGGCCCATGACCACGGCGCGATGCCCGGCATGGCGACGGGCGAGCAGCTGGCGCGGCTGCGCGCCGCCGAGGGCGCGGCCTTCGACGAGCTGTTCCTCAAGCTGATGATCACTCATCACCAGGGCGCGCTGACGATGGGGGCCGCCGTGCTGTCCGAGGGGAACAACGTCCAGGCGGGCGAGATGGCCAATGACGTGATCGCCCAGCAGACGGCCGAGATCAGCCGTATGCGCGCCATGTGA